A window from Bacteroidales bacterium encodes these proteins:
- a CDS encoding OmpA family protein encodes MITKYLHLRHLFLPAFFVITCLMGHSQSKNLVLNPGFEQYIKCPVSHVQTEPKRFLAPDWTYPTQGSPDYFHRCSTGDAGVPNNFAGVSEPHSGDAYVGAILSGTEDEYREYIQGRLSAPLEKGKKYCVSFWVELASMSRFAVDQLGLKFYDSEQKSEIKTALGGIPDISNQPGLFLDNTTQWKQICAVYTARGGEDYFIIGNFHNYESTNYVVTNKNVKNLRDKTYAYYYFDDVSVKPLDNCKDCPCVNQDLKVFLKDTSYTGGRNPYTGRITKIINDGKISLEIQGGNPPYSIQWSNQATGTTLTNLPAGTYSFKVTDQFNCSAAGSITFIEPKLPEDEFLAGLKNIEEGSSIILKNIFFEFNKTTLLPASFEELNKVVSFMKESNVSLIEISGHTDSEGSDEYNRKLSDGRAKAVVDYLVSQGIEPARLRAVGYGESRPIDTNATPEGRAQNRRVEFMLVKK; translated from the coding sequence ATGATTACTAAATATTTGCACCTGCGGCATTTATTCCTTCCGGCATTCTTCGTCATCACCTGCCTTATGGGTCACAGCCAGTCAAAAAATCTTGTCCTGAACCCCGGTTTTGAGCAGTATATTAAATGTCCCGTAAGTCATGTTCAAACCGAACCCAAACGTTTTCTGGCTCCTGATTGGACCTATCCTACCCAGGGTTCTCCTGACTATTTTCACCGTTGCAGTACAGGTGATGCAGGAGTTCCTAATAATTTTGCCGGTGTGAGCGAACCGCATTCAGGCGATGCTTATGTAGGCGCCATTTTAAGCGGAACGGAAGATGAATACCGCGAATACATTCAGGGACGACTGTCCGCTCCGCTGGAAAAGGGAAAAAAATACTGTGTCAGTTTCTGGGTGGAACTTGCTTCAATGTCACGCTTTGCTGTCGATCAGCTTGGCCTTAAATTTTATGACTCTGAACAAAAAAGTGAAATCAAGACAGCCCTGGGAGGAATTCCTGATATCAGCAACCAGCCGGGCCTTTTTCTCGACAATACAACCCAATGGAAACAAATATGCGCCGTTTATACTGCCCGCGGTGGTGAAGATTATTTCATCATCGGCAACTTCCATAATTATGAATCTACCAATTATGTGGTGACCAATAAAAATGTCAAAAACCTCCGTGACAAAACTTATGCCTACTATTACTTTGATGATGTTTCCGTCAAACCCCTCGATAATTGCAAAGATTGCCCCTGCGTTAACCAGGATTTAAAGGTTTTCCTGAAAGATACTTCTTATACCGGCGGGCGAAATCCGTATACAGGCCGGATTACGAAAATTATTAACGACGGAAAAATTTCCCTTGAAATCCAGGGAGGCAATCCGCCTTATTCCATTCAATGGTCCAATCAGGCAACGGGTACAACCCTCACCAATCTTCCGGCCGGAACTTACTCATTTAAGGTAACCGACCAGTTTAATTGTTCTGCTGCCGGTTCCATCACTTTTATCGAACCCAAACTTCCGGAGGACGAGTTTCTTGCAGGACTCAAAAACATTGAAGAAGGATCATCCATCATTCTGAAGAACATTTTCTTTGAGTTCAATAAAACTACCCTGCTGCCGGCTTCCTTTGAAGAACTGAACAAGGTTGTCAGCTTTATGAAAGAATCGAACGTGAGCCTTATTGAGATTTCAGGCCATACCGACAGCGAAGGTTCCGATGAGTACAACCGGAAGCTGTCCGACGGAAGGGCAAAGGCTGTGGTGGATTATCTTGTGTCGCAGGGAATTGAACCGGCACGCCTTCGTGCAGTCGGATACGGAGAATCCAGACCCATTGATACCAACGCTACTCCTGAAGGACGCGCACAGAACCGCCGGGTCGAATTTATGCTGGTGAAAAAATAA